The DNA sequence TGAGGAATGTCAGTGGTAGTTTTTTGATTGGACAAAAATATGGGCATTTTAGAGCTTTTGAATCCCAGATGTTCTGGCTTCAGCTTGTTgacttttatgatatttttttgactatttttttttggcggattttggTAATAAATTCTACAGTAGGTATGTAAAAAACCCTTCTCTATTACCTACTACCGATcttatttcaagattttgatacaaaatgttattttcgatgaaaattgatatttttttattagcatttgtttttattctacAAGCTAAATAAATAATCGTACGTACAGTATCAGAGATGTACGCAATTTAGAGATAGATTTAGAAATGTTTCTAGAAAAGTGTACCTAAATATTACTCTTGAAACTTATTGATCTAATACATGATGTTCAGTATAAAAAGCTGTACTGATTTTCAACATATTCCCGATCTGACAAGTGAGGGAACTTTCAACGGGCCCTTTTATCCGACGTGACGTCCTGCGGGACTCAATTAGCCGGCTTCGGACAACGCCGGACAGGGCTTAGCCATAGTACAGGCGTCCTCAGTACCTTTAGTAGAAGTGGCCTGGTCTCTCGAAGTCCTGATTATAATCACAAGCTAATAAGAAGATTTACGTCGTCttctaggccagtagaattaaacacaaaaatggattaaatcggaaataattcctactaaagattttagtgctttcatggcataaagactctcctaggttttcgacttcgacggagttgtgcttaagtggtgggggcccccgaaaggggcgctttttcggttttccggttataccgcgtaaaggacttaccctatcgaaaagtggtcttcctgacggttgaagggcatttaatcctgcttAAATAAGACAAAactcatatgttttgaacaaaccgttctcatgcaaatgttcggcaaagtagaaaatatgtgtataattaatgaccctctccacgtccaatggctcgttacccgcaggcttccaagtcttgaaaaggagcgcctcaaccagtgtaaccctatcaaggcttacgagctggatgcgcctatccttgttcgtcccagccgttccttaactgcggttgctgcacctctttcTGGCACTCacttgaacgactctgtgttacctactgtggctgcccctcttccttgtatccgcctgcacgactacgttgccaaGCCGTATgtctggtctaaggttcgacgaaaaaaatcaacaacaacaagttcatattaaaacgtcgaagagttttttgtttgtctgtttgaacgcgctaatctcaagaattactagtttgattgaaataattatttttgtgttgaatagctcataaattgaggaaggctataggatatatacaatcactcttcgactaatagaggcgaagcagtaaagaaaaatattgcaagcacggaaaatagtatttaaggcttggtatttctgctatagtaggtatttcgcgctgtcaaaatctgcgcgcgcaatacttcgccgaagacagcgcgccaaagagctctcgcggctacacagtatagaaatacgcagtttggaaatacgcagttggttaggttaggttgacttccttccgttcaagcgtcacactcacagcactttctaatacaaatcatatccaagtgatacaaattaaaacaactttcaaaatttttgggaatatattttagaatcgaataaacatagaattaaactgccaaagtaaacacggttcaaagaggcgtggcgtcacccgaccctccggaagttccgcgccggctaaaagaatttcaagattacgtcacccgacctatcggtagatcctcgggagtttgagcgattggaaaaacattttatgatcagttactcgtagtagcgattatttagagcttggataataaattatagttgttgcaattcacaaagctttgcatgtggttaattacattaatcagtacacgcatcaattttgttcagtctttttgtttattaataaataaaaatatcatactaaaattgcatacatatttgtttgtattggtctgagtgttttctttccataatttatgtataacgtatgtacggggctctgtatcgaaaatcactatgagcaataagcatcacactaGGGATATTCGATATACATCGATGTATtgaaaacatcgatgttttttcAAAGTGGACACCCCtacatcacacacggttacctggagtgcattaccgcagcaaaaagcttgccatcttaaatgaacggtataatatcgaggtttcgtcaatACAGTTGcaaacaaaggtgtttgtgtagtgtagttgagttgagaggtcagattattgaaataataaaacgatcattttattttttaaatacattttaaaaataatttacattacagataacaatgagaggatgacattgcaaggtggtgccagtccagtcttaaatccgttgatatatgctgcatctgccatgtttttggctaaaatattcttctatcttgcagtttagacttttattacagacctcagacagtatttttggaaaacttttacgcatggtggaggaagggacgctctagagactcaagtctagaaggagtcacatgaactccaagttttaaatccgttgacatctgctgcatctgccatctttttggctagaagattcttctatcttgcagcttagacctttagctacagaccttagacagtatttttgaaacattcttacgcatggtggaggaagggacgctctagagcagtggttcttaaccggtggtccgcggaccactggtggtccctggaggcattccaagtggtccacgatgtgcacttgcacaccttggtcaaaaccacttttaactgatttttgtagtcaaactggttttgaccgattatgaggtggtccctgacaagacagaaatttggtaaaatggtccctcatgacttaaaggttaagaaccacttctctagagactcaaaactacaaggacacacatgaactccagttttaaatccgttgatatctgctgcatctgccatgtttttggctataagattcttctatcttacggcttagacctttagctacagaccttagacagtatttttgtgaaaattcttacgcatggtggaggaagggacgctctagacactcaagtctacaaggagtcacatgaactccagttttaaatccgttgacatctgctgcatctgccatctttttggctagaagattcttctatcttgcagcttagacctttagctacagaccttagacagtattttttattatttatttgtgtcagtgtgctcttctaaagagtatAGTAGTATGTagagacgattgtatgtaggtactattaaaatgtaattttaactcattggttttgtctcatatttgaggaatgtactatgtatcatgagtagagtcttcgtttaaaaggatgcgaacgatttaaatttcaataggtagacaaaatttaattgaatttaagctttctctccagtaacactgatattattatactgtgactcatcaaagtcatcattgtcaaaaatattgacaaatcgcgaactgtcacgaccaaaaaactgacacgcgtccgtcctccgtaagcgccaccgcgcgactgattgagattgtccaagccgtcatggacgattttttccacattttttaacatagtaactaaataagacgcaatataaaaatttcatccgttaaaagccctcaagttacttctgaactttagtttagtaaaagatttagaatctcaaatcgcttattttaaaaataaaaccataaatagaaaacgaatagaggtaactttgggaatttattctatcgagtcaacttcatcaaatcgtgtttccatccgttaatagccctagaaaatatcctcaactatgcctaataaaaatcttagccttaaattttactgtttagtacctcaaaaatgaaaaatgaaaacctcattttcgccattttctctgctacccggccttaaactattttcaggcgtacgaagttgattttgtgacgttGAACCTTGGACCaagcatatggctaagcaatgcaatcgtacaggaggatacaaggaagaggggcagccaaaTTAGGTAACACatagtcgttcaggagagtgccaggaagaggtgcagcaaccgcagttaagcaacgactgggacgaacaaggataagcgaatccaactcgtgagccttgacagggatacactggttaaggcgaccctttacaaggcttgggagcctacgggtgacgagctattggacgtggagagggtaattaattatacacttattttctactttgccgaacatttgcacgagaacggtttgtccaaaacatataaatttggtcttatttaatgcaggagtaaatgcccttcaaccgtcaggaagaccactaagtccgtcgaagtcgaaaacctaggagagtcttaatgggcaaccaatgaagccattaaagcaataaaatcttttgtaggaattatttccgatttaaaatctaattctactgggcTATTCTTAGGGTAGAAAGATCTCCAATATTTTACTTCATGAACAAGCAAATACTTGGTTAGCAAGGATTTTAGCTGGTTGTAGTGTTCTTTCTAGTAGTGTAGTTTTGGCTTAGGCGTGAAAATGTAATAAACAGATAATTACTTTTGCAATATTGTCATTTGTGTAGGTATGTAGATAAACAAGAGGTTTTTTCTAGATTGGTTATACTAAATGAGAGATACTCcccatcgttcgttcgttcgtttcagccaaatgacgtccactgctggacaaaggcctcccccaagggtttccacaatgcacggtcctgcgctgaccgcatccaggctcctctCGCGACCccaaccagatcgtcggtctacctagtaggaggcctgcccacgctacgtcttccagcccgtggtcgaaCTTTTCTCCccataaaataatttcattcttagacatacttaaatattgatAGGTATTATACTGATAGCATCGAGGACTACTGTTTAACTCTACTGTGGCCTAAAGGATAGGTTTTGTGCCACTTTGTCTTGCTTTTAAATCAATTATGTTTGAAGGCCAGGCACTTTGTACTGCTGACGTGGCCGGCTACGTCACGACTGCCAGTTTCGAGGTTCAAACTTGAAGTCTTAGGACAAGGAACagcaatgtacctacctacgacAGTACATTAGAatatacattttgttgaaaaatagatagttacgactacataagatgctataATGTTTAAAAGCTTGGTGTTCTGTCTTCTGTACTTTAGATTCTTGATTGGTAGATTTTAGAGAAATAAAGCAGTTCAGTGTTTGAGTGAAAGGATAACATTTTTCACATGAAGTTTTTCTCTTAGGATGATCAAAGTCACATCCATCAGTGACTATAGGTTTTGTTGCTTCTTCTCAGAACTGGCACAGATATTTTTCTTAGAGCTTTGGTAAGCCATGTTCTTAGCtagtttttatcataaaaaggTTGTCTGTAAAATTCTGATCCGATTCCCAAGTCTTTGGTTCCAGGAACAcagaattccaatttctataaCGTTTTGTGAACTTAGTCACGATGTTTCTTTAACATGAATAGAAAGTTACTTTCATTATATATTATGTACAAAAACATTTTGATAGAACCAAAATAGTAGCAATagactaattaatttaatattatattaacgGTAGACAACGTTCATTGAAGCTCTATTATTTACTAAGCTCTGAGGACGTGCTTTCAAATAttaggtactagctttccgcccgcgtgaaattttgtctgtcacagaaaatctttatcgcgcgcgtctctgtttcaaaaactgggataaaaactatcctctgtcctttcccgggactcaaactatttctatgccaaatttcatcaaaatcggttcagtggtttaggcgtggaagcaagacagacagacagacagagttactttcgcatttataatattagtatagatatgaGTTTATATAAGCTATTTGTTAATGAATAATTGCATGTAGATGTATGATTTCCAAAGACAAAAAAACATCTTAGATCTGAATTGAAGTCTAGTGCATTAAAAATACGGCTACTGAAACGTTGTGTTTACTATTACATCTattcaaacaaaaatatttttaactcttTTTTTGTATACGTTTCAGAACGCTAATTTAGAATGTACCCTTCTAAAGCCAATCACACACCGACTGCTCACCAATGAACAGTCAAATTGTCATAATTCCCTGCAATTTGAAAAGCTTATTGTGCCCTTTTGTCACTTGACCGCCCGCCCTACGCGTGCGCGCCGCGTGCCGTGACAACAATCGACCTTTACTCGCATTTAGTTTTTAATTGCCATTAAgtcttgtaataaaaataaaaagcgttGTTTGAGTAACTGTCATTGTTAGTTACTAAGTGATGAATGGAAAACTGTTACGGTTAAAGGAAGTGAAAGTTTGTAATTAATCAAACTTGACTAAAATTATCTAATACAGTTTGACCTTTTTGATTGTTTGCCGTTGCTACGTTTTAGTTTACGTAAATCTAGAATTTATGGAAAATGTACCAAAATATGTTCCTACTACATAGATAGGTAGTAAGTATAATTTTAACGACTATTTCAACTACCGTACAAAGTTAGCAAGAGGCTCTATCGTCGTTTTAGGGACGTAAAACTAGGCATTAAGGATCAGAATACATGACTTTACGAGTAATTATTACCACAGTCTTAAAAATAAGGCTGGGAAAATCTTTTAATTGGTAtaggtattataataattatgtcatgGGAAATTAATCAAACTAACATCAACTAAACACCATTAGTTGAATTAACCGGGTAGTTATTCTTCTTCCTCTGGGCCGTAAAAAGCGCCAGTCAGCAAATGGTGGGGCTCTCCCTTGCCCGCCAACTGTACCACGAACAGAAAGGGGTGGTCAAACACCACTTGTTCAAGGTTGTCTCCGAACTCGGCGAACTCGCGAGCGGCCCGTTCTTTGTCTGTGAAGAAAAGTtaaatcataatcatcatcattttgattTTCATGAAACTAACATTTCGAGTCTTATTGTCTCAAATATCTCGAGATGTATGGTACTTTTGAATGTTCTACCACTATTGGTGTtggtttttaaaatacatttttttattaaaggcaACTCTTCTGAGATGCCATTGTCATTGAATTAATTATGACGTGATTAACTTCAGaggttgtatttaaaaaaagtataaagaagaatttaataaatgtaaatcatTTCTAATTAAAATTCAGTTGACTTTCAGAAAAAACATTCACGTCACTTAATTATAACTGTGCACTAGTTTTATAtccatgtaagtaggtactagagAGAATGATGGAGGTCAGACTTTCattagctcttagtctataatataatttttagacAGTAAAAATGATGTTATTTCAAATTTTAAGGTTATTTAAACCGACCTGTATTAACTGGGTTCTGAAACCACGTCACCCCCGTCTCGTCCATTTCCAGGAAGACCTTTTGCTTCGCCTTACTCAGGTACACTTTGCCCCTCGAATCACTTCCCAGCATCCCTTCCAAACCAGAGTCGTTTACAGAGAAAATGTCATTAACGCCTATCTGGAAAAGGCAATAATacgattttaaatataaaagctACTTACAGGTTCCTGAAAATGTTGAATTGTAAATAAAACCGGCCGAGCGTGAGTCTTAGCCTAGCGCAGACCACCgaattttagttggccgattcttcatacaaattagaaccGGGCCCAACAactcggccaactaaaagtcggtgatcTGCGCCTAGGTTTCTTATGTCCCGTTCACTCTTAAGACATGAACATTATaacgaaaataaataactattaaaaaacaaatttagCGGTTGGAATACACGCTGCACAAACTCTAAGTGGCCTTTTCCTGTGATTTTGACACACCTGCGGATCTGGTCCGCATGCGGGCGGCctgcatttcattatttcatacaaGTTTTTCAATTCCGCGTGCGTGTAGACCGCGATTGCGGATTGGCTGCGGGTACACAATTCGAAATGTTTGTCCTGCGTGCAACCAGCAGCGTAATTTTACACGCACTCGTGCCGAAATCCGAatcacaggaaaaaggcactaAATTGGTACAATTTCATAAGAACTTTTCCTATCGCATTTAATTACCAGTCTTATAAATCCAGTCCAGTCGACGTACGTTTTAATCTTCATCCTTGGGAGATACAACCTCATAGGCATCGTTTTTATTCGTAACTCGCTCATCATCTTCTTCATCAGATAAGGGTCATTGGAGAATTTGTTGATGAGGTCTGGTAAACCTGCCCTGTTCTCTGGGAGGAAAAATGTTATGGTTGCTCCTGGAGCCATGAGGTTTAGGTTTACAATCTGAAAGAGAAGACAATAACTTTTTGAAATGAGATCTGATTTTGGGTTGCATAAAATAAGCCAAAgcgttttttgtttcaggtatccCATCATAGTGAGGATCTCTCCTCAAAATGATGCCATCTTGTGTGCTGGCTCGACTGGAGCAGGCATCGGTCCTAGCAGGTTAGTACTTCGTATCGTATAGTCtagtaaataacttttttaaactaAGTTAATAAACCTCGATTTAAAAACTCTACGAGTCACCTAATTATGGTGTTTGAAATTCGTGATTTTCAAACAAAGATATTTTTACTCTTTACCTTCACATGATTGTTGACATCGTCTAAAAACTTTAAACTGTCAATTTTGCTAAACATTGGGATCATCCAAATTTTGTTGCTCAagtcataaaatttttggggcCTTGTAAACTGACCGTCAAAAGGTTGGTCCCATGCGACCTGGAATAAAGTAAAGGTTTTTAAAGAGAtgcaaataaaaattacaaattttgaagaattataaataaataaaataaataaaaaaaataaaaagtatttatttcagaTAACAGGGATCcataatgttagtaaaaacttaggctatgttagtatcttatttctaaaacagACTTCGTCCTGCTGAGCATGTGGCCGATCAGTGGACAATCCCCACTATCAGTTTTACTATTATGCTGACTAAAATCTACGCCAAGAGTTTGATAAGTTTGTTGCTACGATTGTCTAAAGTGAGCCCAAAATACTTATAAATGTTATACGAAATTaaacttactttaaaatatatgCCGTTTAGTATAACCATGGACGTTGTAATGTCGATGTCTTCTTCATCAATCAAAGTGGCGACACGGTAGAGTGTTTCTTGTGCgaactgaaaattattttataacgtgattacataaattatttatttgaatttacgCTTTAGAAGACCATTTTACTACACACGAGTTTTCTTAATGTTTTTATAAGAACAGTCAGTTGTTTCTTGCTTAAATTGAAGCAGTATATCCTAATGCTTTTTACTGTAGTGACTACGAGTATTTGTAACTTACCCAATGGTTCATAAACTTGGCTGCTGCTTTCGGATACCGAAACCCGACTTTGTCTATACGGACCCCGTAATAACTCGAAGCATTCATTACGGCCCGGTCCACCTCAAGGCTATCGTTTAGGTATATCATGTTCTTCAGCATGAGGGTAGAGCTCAAAAACACTAACAGTTCTCTGTAGACATTGATGTAGTAGTTTTTAATCTGAAAATATTGTTAGGCCAATAGTTAATTTTATACTAAAATCACGTACTTATACTTTATCTTGCTTGCTAACTATCGAATGCATTGaggatttatttataaaaaaaatgagacTACAAAAAAGGTAAGTACTGCTATTTACCTACTAGCGATTGGTTTGTTACTGAAAATGATGTTAATTTAAAATGCgcaattagaaagaaagaaagaaagaaagaagaaagatacatttattacaatggacatcacacaaatacaggcaattacatagacatgacagtggcacataataatggaagaagaaaaaaataaaaacaagagtaaactgagcagtgccacccatccaccaacaagatgcccactgcaacgggaccgcACTCAGTATATGCCGTGGCCCGCGGTGACGAAGGCTACGGATAAATATTCTAATTCTATCGTGccaaccaaatgacgtctactggaCAAAGATATCCCCAAGTATTTCTAcaacgaacggtcctgcgcttcccgcatccgcattccgcgaccttcaccagaaactcgatccacctagtgggaggacTTAATAAGTCGAtaatatttatagtttattagCTACTCCACACTCACCTCACTTTCTCTCGGTATCCCGAGGGCAGACATAAGTTCCTCCTTGGCATGTCCTTTCGCCACCGAAGCCAGCTGACACAGAGGCAGGCTCAACGCGAACGGCGACACCACAGTGCTGACTGGACTCACTTTCAGCACTTCCTGGTGAGCAACGAATGGTAATTTAATTACAgtcacttatttattattatcatcacgACATTTAGTCTCAATTTCGagagtcttatgcccgtttacaccatcaatccctaatttttaagtgacccctatggtaacaactaacaggaattttgttttcatacggggcacttaaaaattaatgattgatggtgaaaacgggcataatccTTTAATGTACCatcttttaattttgattcTTATTTTACTTTAGGCGGTTCGGTTACTTAGTTTTTAATTACCCTTTAAAACATTAACATTAATATTTGTTATATTTCCTAGTCCAAATGAGAACATCctccttttttaagtcggttaaaagtACTATTATCGTGATTAACTCAATTTCGCAAAACTAATT is a window from the Ostrinia nubilalis chromosome 7, ilOstNubi1.1, whole genome shotgun sequence genome containing:
- the LOC135073433 gene encoding serine protease inhibitor 3/4-like, producing the protein MFYSRISLLRHCKNGIVDMNTHKILVEFAIVVLPVLCEKSILNTDSLRKKIALEVLKVSPVSTVVSPFALSLPLCQLASVAKGHAKEELMSALGIPRESEIKNYYINVYRELLVFLSSTLMLKNMIYLNDSLEVDRAVMNASSYYGVRIDKVGFRYPKAAAKFMNHWFAQETLYRVATLIDEEDIDITTSMVILNGIYFKVAWDQPFDGQFTRPQKFYDLSNKIWMIPMFSKIDSLKFLDDVNNHVKIVNLNLMAPGATITFFLPENRAGLPDLINKFSNDPYLMKKMMSELRIKTMPMRLYLPRMKIKTYVDWTGFIRLIGVNDIFSVNDSGLEGMLGSDSRGKVYLSKAKQKVFLEMDETGVTWFQNPVNTDKERAAREFAEFGDNLEQVVFDHPFLFVVQLAGKGEPHHLLTGAFYGPEEEE